The following proteins are encoded in a genomic region of Pan troglodytes isolate AG18354 chromosome 2, NHGRI_mPanTro3-v2.0_pri, whole genome shotgun sequence:
- the CISH gene encoding cytokine-inducible SH2-containing protein isoform X1, which produces MGPPLTAHPLPSRPRPLLAVERTGQRPLWAPSLELPKPVMQPLPAGAFPEEVAEGTPAQTESEPKVLDPEEDLLCIAKTFSYLRESGWYWGSITASEARQHLQKMPEGTFLVRDSTHPSYLFTLSVKTTRGPTNVRIEYADSSFRLDSNCLSRPRILAFPDVVSLVQHYVASCTADTRSDSPDPAPTPALPMPKEDAPSDPALPAPPPATAVHLKLVQPFVRRSSARSLQHLCRLVINRLVADVDCLPLPRRMADYLRQYPFQL; this is translated from the exons ATGGGTCCTCCACTCACTGCTCATCCACTGCCTTCTAGACCTCGTCCTTTGCTGGCTGTGGAGCGGACTGGGCAGCGGCCCCTGTGGGCCCCGTCCCTGGAACTGCCCAAGCCAGTCATGCAGCCCTTGCCTGCTGGGGCCTTCCCCGAGGAGGTGGCAGAGGGTACCCCAGCCCAGACAGAGAGTGAGCCAAAGGTGCTGGACCCAGAGGAGGATCTGCTGTGCATAGCCAAGACCTTCTCCTACCTTCGGGAATCTG GCTGGTATTGGGGTTCCATTACGGCCAGCGAGGCCCGACAACACCTGCAGAAGATGCCAGAAGGCACGTTCTTAGTACGTGACAGCACGCACCCCAGCTACCTGTTCACACTGTCAGTGAAAACCACTCGTGGCCCCACCAATGTACGCATTGAGTATGCCGACTCCAGCTTCCGTCTGGACTCCAACTGCTTGTCCAGGCCACGCATCCTGGCCTTTCCGGATGTGGTCAGCCTTGTGCAGCACTATGTGGCCTCCTGCACTGCTGATACCCGAAGCGACAGCCCCGATCCTGCTCCCACCCCGGCCCTGCCTATGCCTAAGGAGGATGCGCCTAGTGACCCAGCACTGCCTGCTCCTCCACCAGCCACTGCTGTACACCTAAAACTGGTGCAGCCCTTTGTACGCAGAAGCAGTGCCCGCAGCCTGCAACACCTGTGCCGCCTTGTCATCAACCGTCTGGTGGCCGACGTGGACTGCCTGCCACTGCCCCGGCGCATGGCCGACTACCTCCGACAGTACCCCTTCCAGCTCTGA
- the CISH gene encoding cytokine-inducible SH2-containing protein isoform X2, with product MVLCVQGPRPLLAVERTGQRPLWAPSLELPKPVMQPLPAGAFPEEVAEGTPAQTESEPKVLDPEEDLLCIAKTFSYLRESGWYWGSITASEARQHLQKMPEGTFLVRDSTHPSYLFTLSVKTTRGPTNVRIEYADSSFRLDSNCLSRPRILAFPDVVSLVQHYVASCTADTRSDSPDPAPTPALPMPKEDAPSDPALPAPPPATAVHLKLVQPFVRRSSARSLQHLCRLVINRLVADVDCLPLPRRMADYLRQYPFQL from the exons ATGGTCCTCTGCGTTCAGGG ACCTCGTCCTTTGCTGGCTGTGGAGCGGACTGGGCAGCGGCCCCTGTGGGCCCCGTCCCTGGAACTGCCCAAGCCAGTCATGCAGCCCTTGCCTGCTGGGGCCTTCCCCGAGGAGGTGGCAGAGGGTACCCCAGCCCAGACAGAGAGTGAGCCAAAGGTGCTGGACCCAGAGGAGGATCTGCTGTGCATAGCCAAGACCTTCTCCTACCTTCGGGAATCTG GCTGGTATTGGGGTTCCATTACGGCCAGCGAGGCCCGACAACACCTGCAGAAGATGCCAGAAGGCACGTTCTTAGTACGTGACAGCACGCACCCCAGCTACCTGTTCACACTGTCAGTGAAAACCACTCGTGGCCCCACCAATGTACGCATTGAGTATGCCGACTCCAGCTTCCGTCTGGACTCCAACTGCTTGTCCAGGCCACGCATCCTGGCCTTTCCGGATGTGGTCAGCCTTGTGCAGCACTATGTGGCCTCCTGCACTGCTGATACCCGAAGCGACAGCCCCGATCCTGCTCCCACCCCGGCCCTGCCTATGCCTAAGGAGGATGCGCCTAGTGACCCAGCACTGCCTGCTCCTCCACCAGCCACTGCTGTACACCTAAAACTGGTGCAGCCCTTTGTACGCAGAAGCAGTGCCCGCAGCCTGCAACACCTGTGCCGCCTTGTCATCAACCGTCTGGTGGCCGACGTGGACTGCCTGCCACTGCCCCGGCGCATGGCCGACTACCTCCGACAGTACCCCTTCCAGCTCTGA